In Geobacter anodireducens, a genomic segment contains:
- a CDS encoding prephenate dehydratase, whose product MSATRNLDALRREIDAIDDAILDLLNRRAGLVMEVGQVKTAEKRDFHVPNREREIYERLLARNAGPFPAEAVKSVFREIISASLALEAPMKVAFLGPRATFTHLATMQHFGLAAELVAQKSIPAVFEEVEKGRALYGVVPVENSTEGMVSHTLDMFMESDLKINAEILLEVSHDLLSRTGRLDDVKKVYSHPQAIAQCRKWLDNNLPGVPVVDVASTALAAQIVSEDYAAAAIASEFAAAQYDLKVVRTRIEDQVNNFTRFLVVGRKMAERSGDDKTSLMFSVKDEPGILYRMLEPFASRGVNLSKIESRPLKKKAWEYIFFLDLVGHITDPVVAEAVQDLGHYCQFVKILGSYPRAK is encoded by the coding sequence TTGAGCGCGACACGCAATCTCGACGCACTTCGGCGCGAGATCGACGCCATTGACGATGCCATCCTCGATCTGCTCAACCGCCGTGCCGGACTGGTCATGGAGGTGGGACAGGTCAAGACCGCGGAGAAGCGCGATTTTCACGTGCCCAACCGGGAACGGGAGATTTACGAGCGGCTGCTCGCCCGCAACGCCGGTCCCTTCCCGGCCGAGGCGGTCAAGAGCGTGTTCCGGGAGATCATCTCCGCGTCCCTGGCCCTTGAGGCGCCCATGAAAGTGGCGTTCCTGGGGCCCCGGGCGACCTTCACCCATCTGGCCACCATGCAGCACTTCGGCCTGGCCGCGGAGCTGGTGGCCCAGAAATCGATCCCTGCCGTGTTCGAGGAGGTGGAGAAGGGGCGGGCCCTCTACGGGGTCGTGCCGGTGGAGAATTCCACCGAGGGGATGGTGTCCCACACCCTCGACATGTTCATGGAGAGCGACCTCAAGATCAACGCAGAGATCCTGCTGGAGGTGTCCCACGACCTCCTCTCCCGCACCGGGAGGCTGGACGACGTGAAAAAGGTCTACTCCCATCCCCAGGCCATTGCCCAGTGCCGCAAGTGGCTCGACAACAACCTGCCGGGGGTGCCGGTGGTGGACGTGGCGTCCACCGCCCTGGCCGCCCAGATCGTGAGCGAGGATTACGCAGCCGCGGCCATTGCCAGCGAGTTCGCCGCGGCCCAGTACGACCTGAAGGTGGTGCGCACGAGGATCGAGGACCAGGTCAACAACTTCACCCGCTTCCTCGTTGTCGGCCGAAAGATGGCGGAGCGGAGCGGCGACGACAAGACCTCGCTCATGTTTTCCGTCAAGGACGAGCCGGGCATCCTCTACCGGATGCTGGAGCCCTTCGCCTCCCGCGGCGTCAACCTGTCCAAGATCGAATCCCGCCCCCTCAAGAAGAAGGCGTGGGAATACATCTTTTTTCTGGACTTGGTTGGCCACATCACCGATCCGGTGGTTGCCGAGGCGGTTCAGGACCTGGGGCACTATTGCCAGTTCGTGAAGATTCTCGGCTCCTATCCCAGGGCGAAATGA